In Candidatus Kerfeldbacteria bacterium, a single genomic region encodes these proteins:
- a CDS encoding HD domain-containing protein, with product MKSAKVPSLSEIRKWMTRLAREHHIPQQARDTWSHSLLNWKFADRIAKILTKRGIPVDRHFLKVACMVHDIGRMVTGSKASVELMDATYHAFIGYRLVKRKGYGEKLARVCIVHMGGTGLDARVCKQYKFIGRDFFPTSIEEKILAYADARNTYSAKQGRHIGSFRRAYHRFAQYGKSVERLAAIHEELQLLTNHSIEKLVP from the coding sequence ATGAAGAGCGCTAAAGTACCATCTCTTTCAGAGATTCGAAAATGGATGACACGATTGGCTCGCGAACACCATATTCCTCAACAAGCTCGCGATACCTGGAGCCATTCATTATTGAATTGGAAATTTGCTGATCGAATAGCGAAAATTTTGACGAAACGGGGCATCCCCGTTGACCGTCACTTTTTGAAAGTGGCGTGCATGGTGCACGACATCGGCCGTATGGTAACCGGAAGCAAAGCGTCTGTGGAATTGATGGACGCCACATATCATGCGTTTATCGGATACCGATTGGTGAAGCGTAAAGGGTATGGAGAAAAACTCGCACGAGTATGTATTGTGCACATGGGTGGAACCGGTCTTGATGCACGTGTGTGCAAGCAATACAAATTTATTGGTAGAGATTTTTTTCCGACGAGCATTGAGGAGAAAATTCTGGCCTATGCTGACGCGCGAAATACCTATTCTGCAAAACAAGGTAGGCACATTGGATCATTTCGTCGGGCTTATCATCGGTTTGCTCAGTATGGCAAAAGCGTTGAGCGGTTGGCGGCAATCCATGAAGAGTTGCAGCTTCTGACTAACCATTCGATTGAAAAATTGGTACCATGA
- the rfbC gene encoding dTDP-4-dehydrorhamnose 3,5-epimerase, with product MEFKPTKFKDAWLIIPKVFQDERGFFLETFFQSTFVRHGITRAFVQDNHSFSKSAGILRGLHFQLPPFTQAKLVRVTAGKVFDVIVDLRKDSETFCQWESFELSAENFNMLYIPRGFAHGFLTLEPHTEFLYKVDNPYAPEYDSGIIWNDPTLHIDWPMSDAILSDKDAALEPLSGREFPFTMSNS from the coding sequence ATGGAATTTAAACCTACAAAATTTAAAGACGCCTGGCTTATCATTCCAAAAGTATTTCAAGATGAACGCGGATTTTTTTTGGAGACTTTTTTTCAGAGTACGTTTGTCCGGCATGGAATCACCCGAGCGTTCGTTCAAGACAACCATTCATTTTCAAAATCCGCCGGGATACTCCGTGGTTTACATTTTCAGCTTCCACCGTTTACTCAAGCAAAGCTCGTCCGGGTAACAGCGGGAAAAGTTTTTGATGTTATTGTTGATCTTCGGAAAGATTCGGAAACCTTTTGCCAATGGGAATCATTTGAATTATCAGCCGAGAATTTTAACATGCTGTACATTCCACGCGGTTTTGCTCATGGTTTTCTGACGCTCGAGCCACATACTGAATTCCTCTACAAAGTGGACAATCCATATGCACCAGAATACGATAGTGGTATCATATGGAATGACCCTACGTTGCACATTGATTGGCCAATGTCTGATGCAATTTTGTCAGATAAAGATGCGGCACTAGAGCCGCTTTCCGGCCGTGAATTTCCTTTTACCATGAGTAATTCTTAG
- a CDS encoding Gfo/Idh/MocA family oxidoreductase: MKNFAITGVAGYIAPRHLKAIKETGNTVVAALDPHDSVGILDSYFPEARFFTEFERFDRHVDKLRRHNKEKEVHYVSICTPNYLHDAHMRFALRIGADAICEKPLVLNPWNIDALQELEKEYGKKIYTVLQLRLHPKLVELKKKLADDTKRRHQVSLTYITSRGSWYLSSWKGSLEKSGGLATNIGIHFFDLLLWLFGPAIRNDVHVNDEKRVSGFLELKNADVQWYLSIESEDLPKEAGDKKTFRSMTLDGNEIEFSDGFTDLHTLVYKDILEGGGFGTADARDSIQLAHDIRHATPKASAELIHPLASHFAK, encoded by the coding sequence ATGAAAAATTTTGCCATTACCGGCGTTGCTGGATATATTGCGCCGCGCCATCTCAAAGCAATTAAGGAAACCGGTAATACTGTCGTAGCCGCTCTTGACCCGCACGACTCGGTTGGAATTCTCGATAGTTACTTTCCTGAAGCGCGTTTTTTTACTGAATTCGAGCGATTTGATCGCCACGTTGATAAACTTCGCCGTCACAATAAGGAAAAAGAGGTGCACTATGTCAGTATTTGCACGCCAAACTATTTACACGACGCTCACATGCGATTTGCGCTTCGCATCGGTGCTGATGCAATTTGTGAAAAACCCCTAGTGCTCAATCCATGGAATATCGATGCCCTCCAGGAACTTGAAAAAGAATACGGGAAAAAAATATATACGGTTCTCCAACTACGGTTACACCCAAAACTTGTCGAGCTAAAGAAAAAATTAGCCGACGATACAAAGCGGCGCCACCAGGTTAGTTTGACTTATATTACCTCCCGCGGCTCCTGGTACCTTTCATCATGGAAAGGATCGTTGGAAAAATCAGGCGGACTAGCCACAAACATTGGCATACACTTTTTCGACTTACTCCTATGGCTCTTTGGTCCCGCCATCCGGAATGATGTTCACGTCAATGATGAAAAAAGGGTTAGTGGATTTCTCGAACTTAAAAATGCAGATGTCCAATGGTATCTCTCAATTGAGAGTGAAGACTTGCCAAAAGAAGCCGGGGACAAAAAGACGTTTCGTTCCATGACGCTGGATGGTAATGAAATAGAATTTTCTGATGGCTTTACTGACCTTCACACGCTTGTTTACAAAGATATTTTAGAAGGTGGCGGTTTTGGAACCGCTGATGCGCGCGATTCGATCCAGTTGGCTCATGATATCCGCCATGCCACTCCAAAAGCCTCTGCAGAGCTGATTCACCCTCTTGCCAGCCACTTCGCTAAATAG
- a CDS encoding NTP transferase domain-containing protein — protein MKGIILAGGRATRLRPLTKITSKQLLPVYNKPMIYYPLETLLQAGIKEILIIVAPEYAGHFLHLLGSGKEFGAKFTYEIQETPRGLADAFIVGEDFLNNDSVAMILGDNIFEDNFTEALQSFKKGGRIFAKKVPDPERLGVVQFDEHKKVIQIVEKPQQWISDYAIPGLYIFDNRVSQFAKEVVPSARGEIEITELHKRYLELGELDVRVIEGKWFDAGTFDSLLEAGNYIAAREQQKADS, from the coding sequence ATGAAAGGCATTATCCTAGCTGGTGGCCGGGCGACTCGGCTTCGACCACTCACCAAAATAACTAGTAAACAGCTACTTCCGGTTTATAATAAACCGATGATTTACTATCCGCTCGAAACGTTACTACAGGCAGGCATTAAAGAAATATTGATTATTGTAGCGCCTGAGTATGCTGGTCATTTTTTGCATTTGCTCGGATCGGGCAAGGAATTTGGCGCGAAATTTACCTATGAGATACAAGAAACTCCACGAGGTCTTGCTGATGCATTTATCGTTGGCGAAGATTTTTTGAATAATGATTCAGTGGCAATGATATTGGGGGACAACATTTTTGAGGATAATTTTACCGAGGCACTACAGTCATTTAAGAAGGGTGGCCGTATTTTTGCAAAAAAAGTTCCAGATCCTGAGCGTTTAGGCGTTGTACAGTTTGATGAACATAAAAAAGTTATACAAATTGTAGAAAAGCCACAGCAGTGGATCAGCGACTATGCTATTCCTGGGCTCTACATTTTTGATAATCGTGTTTCACAATTTGCAAAGGAAGTCGTCCCCTCGGCTCGCGGAGAGATTGAAATAACGGAATTGCATAAACGGTATTTAGAGCTTGGCGAACTTGACGTGCGTGTTATTGAGGGAAAATGGTTTGACGCCGGTACTTTTGATTCACTGCTCGAGGCGGGGAATTATATCGCCGCGCGTGAACAGCAGAAAGCTGATTCCTAG
- a CDS encoding PEGA domain-containing protein has translation MTLAFFLAAPILIGYGIGWRYNSTSRHLEKVSALSITSTPRGASVYVNNELQQKQTPFSINHLYASNYQVKLEKSGYYAWEKNVRTYADRVTRLPNAYLVKKQNFEASILTTPIESMYVSPSGSRIMIAHQLELTAYLQTGIRQWEYRLPAEVADIQWSADESLLLVTTASSSTPLVINSYDGSRSNFALPDTGTIYEYFWSQDVGTILYCRTNQAVYEINLARQITQQLPEPPIQKYGDTSLRIMRDLELATWETSDGELIASLPVPILHTLKIVASGHFLFVQDATNRSLFTIDVQTRQSKPLGKNIIATMWGAERKQLLYASSNELWLYDPQTVTQELILRTSQEITNAQLMINDQYIGYVPGGQNLTLFEISDLPRNTYVLPTDKTTGLVTLPNRMTAYLSTETEVFPLVFE, from the coding sequence ATGACGCTTGCCTTTTTTTTAGCGGCGCCAATTTTAATAGGTTATGGAATAGGTTGGCGATATAATTCTACATCTCGGCATTTAGAAAAAGTTTCAGCGTTAAGCATTACTTCAACTCCACGCGGCGCGTCGGTCTATGTTAATAATGAACTTCAACAAAAACAAACGCCATTTTCAATTAATCATCTGTATGCCAGTAACTACCAGGTAAAACTCGAGAAAAGCGGATATTACGCTTGGGAAAAAAATGTGCGTACATACGCAGATCGCGTTACCCGTTTGCCCAATGCGTACCTTGTCAAAAAACAAAATTTTGAAGCGAGCATTCTTACCACCCCCATTGAATCAATGTATGTATCTCCCTCGGGCTCACGAATAATGATAGCTCATCAACTGGAGTTAACAGCTTATTTGCAAACAGGCATTCGTCAGTGGGAATACAGATTACCTGCTGAAGTCGCAGACATTCAATGGTCGGCAGACGAATCACTGCTGTTGGTTACCACGGCTTCATCTTCCACTCCCCTGGTGATTAATTCATACGATGGCAGCCGCAGCAATTTTGCATTACCTGACACAGGTACCATATATGAATATTTCTGGTCTCAGGATGTCGGCACTATCCTCTACTGCCGAACCAATCAGGCTGTGTACGAAATAAACTTAGCCAGACAAATAACACAGCAACTCCCTGAGCCACCAATCCAAAAATATGGAGATACTTCGCTTCGAATAATGAGAGATTTGGAATTAGCGACCTGGGAAACAAGTGATGGAGAACTCATAGCGAGCTTACCAGTTCCCATTTTGCATACTTTAAAAATTGTTGCATCGGGTCATTTCTTGTTTGTTCAGGATGCAACCAATCGCTCATTATTTACGATTGATGTGCAAACACGCCAATCAAAACCACTTGGGAAAAACATTATTGCCACAATGTGGGGAGCAGAACGAAAGCAACTATTGTATGCATCATCAAATGAACTGTGGCTCTACGACCCTCAAACCGTTACCCAAGAACTAATATTGCGTACCTCGCAGGAAATCACGAACGCTCAACTTATGATCAATGATCAATACATTGGCTATGTGCCCGGCGGACAAAATCTTACTCTTTTTGAAATAAGCGATTTGCCTCGTAACACCTATGTTCTGCCAACAGATAAAACAACCGGTTTGGTTACCTTGCCAAACCGAATGACGGCATATCTCAGTACTGAGACTGAAGTTTTCCCACTTGTTTTTGAGTGA
- a CDS encoding adenosylhomocysteinase, producing the protein MTTPRKQLKLGINRITWAERDMNVLRTIRQDFSKRKPLRNIRIAACLHVTTETANLMITLKAGGARVVLAASNPLSTQDDVVAALQKEYDIPVYARYGASHAEYFRHINQALDFKPQITMDDGADLVSELHKKRKNQLPQIWAGTEETTTGVIRLKSMAAHKVLRYPIIAVNDAKTKHLFDNRYGTGQSTIDGIIRATNVLFAGRTVVIAGYGWCGRGAAMRAKGMGAHVIVTEIDPVKGIEAVMDGFQVMPMSRAASLGDIFITLTGDINVIRPEHFRKMKDNSIVCNSGHFNVEIDLPGLKKISKKQTEVRHQVMEYTLPNKRRIHILADGRLINLAAGDGHPASVMDMSFANQALSVEYLVRFYKNIPVSVYPVPKHLDEKIAAMKLKSMGITLDQLTPEQKKYLSSWELGT; encoded by the coding sequence ATGACGACACCGAGGAAGCAGCTTAAATTAGGAATTAATCGTATCACCTGGGCAGAACGAGACATGAATGTGCTTCGCACTATCCGTCAGGACTTCAGCAAGCGGAAACCCTTGCGCAATATTCGAATCGCCGCCTGTTTGCACGTCACGACAGAAACGGCAAATCTTATGATTACCCTGAAAGCCGGAGGTGCGCGCGTTGTCTTGGCGGCTTCAAATCCTTTATCAACCCAAGATGATGTAGTGGCAGCACTTCAGAAAGAATACGATATTCCGGTGTACGCACGTTATGGCGCATCACACGCAGAATATTTTCGACATATCAATCAAGCACTTGATTTTAAGCCACAGATCACCATGGATGATGGAGCTGATTTGGTGTCTGAGCTCCATAAAAAACGAAAAAATCAATTACCACAGATCTGGGCAGGTACTGAAGAGACAACCACCGGGGTTATTCGTCTGAAAAGTATGGCTGCGCATAAAGTTTTACGCTATCCGATTATTGCGGTTAACGACGCCAAAACAAAACACCTTTTCGACAATCGCTATGGCACTGGCCAGTCAACGATTGACGGGATAATCCGTGCCACCAATGTTCTCTTTGCCGGACGAACGGTCGTGATCGCTGGCTATGGTTGGTGTGGTCGGGGTGCGGCAATGCGCGCAAAAGGCATGGGCGCACATGTGATCGTGACTGAGATCGATCCAGTCAAAGGAATTGAGGCGGTGATGGATGGTTTTCAGGTAATGCCCATGAGTCGAGCCGCATCGCTTGGTGATATTTTTATCACGTTGACGGGCGATATTAATGTGATTCGACCAGAACATTTTCGTAAGATGAAAGACAATTCTATTGTATGTAATTCTGGACACTTCAATGTCGAAATTGATTTGCCTGGTTTGAAGAAGATAAGTAAAAAGCAAACTGAAGTGCGGCATCAGGTCATGGAGTATACCTTGCCCAATAAACGCCGCATTCATATTTTGGCCGATGGTCGTCTGATTAATTTGGCGGCTGGTGACGGCCACCCGGCATCGGTGATGGACATGAGTTTTGCCAATCAAGCATTGTCAGTGGAATATCTGGTTCGATTTTACAAAAATATTCCAGTCAGCGTGTACCCGGTTCCAAAACATTTGGATGAAAAAATTGCCGCTATGAAATTGAAGAGCATGGGCATTACTTTAGATCAATTGACTCCTGAGCAAAAGAAATATTTATCCAGTTGGGAACTTGGCACCTAA
- the murA gene encoding UDP-N-acetylglucosamine 1-carboxyvinyltransferase: MARLLIEGSTSLNGTISVSGAKNAALKMMAAALLTDKTVVLRNVPDISDIHTMQSILESLGATIDFTDHVMTISAREVRGAEPDIQLVKHLRGSVVIIGPLLARFKNVRIPQPGGCLIGSRPIDTHIRGLEQLGVSVEQKDELYTFSVKQLRGTRVVLPEMSVTATENVLMAAVCAEGTTEIRLAASEPEIEDLAVMLNAMGARIEGAGTSVITVHGVSSLLGVDHTVLPDRIEAGTLAVAAAVSRGDVTITHCNTTHLDLVLQKLAAANVSFEIKGTDTLHIKPTTMFRAVNIDTRPYPGFPTDLQAPFSVLLTQATGTSTIFETLFEGRLGYIRELCKMGASMTIRDPHTAVIQGPSPLYGKEITSLDLRAGATLVIAAIIAQGKSVIERAELIDRGYERLADRLCALGAHIKKID; this comes from the coding sequence ATGGCGCGATTATTGATTGAAGGAAGCACCTCATTAAACGGGACAATTTCAGTGTCCGGAGCGAAAAATGCTGCTCTGAAAATGATGGCCGCCGCTTTGTTGACCGATAAAACCGTTGTATTACGTAATGTGCCAGATATTTCAGATATTCATACCATGCAATCAATTCTTGAGTCGCTGGGCGCAACGATTGATTTTACTGATCATGTGATGACAATTTCTGCACGGGAGGTTCGCGGTGCCGAACCTGACATACAGCTCGTAAAGCACCTGCGTGGGTCGGTGGTGATTATTGGTCCGCTGTTGGCCCGCTTTAAGAATGTTCGAATTCCTCAGCCGGGCGGGTGTCTCATTGGTTCTCGGCCGATTGATACTCATATTCGTGGATTGGAGCAGTTGGGAGTTTCGGTGGAGCAAAAAGACGAGCTATACACTTTTTCAGTGAAACAATTACGTGGGACACGGGTCGTATTGCCCGAGATGAGCGTTACCGCAACTGAAAACGTTCTCATGGCGGCGGTCTGCGCCGAAGGGACTACTGAAATCCGATTGGCAGCGTCTGAGCCTGAAATTGAAGATCTAGCAGTTATGTTAAATGCGATGGGTGCACGGATCGAAGGTGCTGGCACCTCAGTTATTACGGTGCATGGCGTGAGTTCACTTCTGGGCGTCGATCATACCGTCTTGCCTGATCGCATTGAGGCAGGCACACTGGCGGTCGCGGCTGCAGTAAGCCGAGGTGATGTTACTATTACTCATTGCAATACCACTCATCTTGACCTTGTGTTGCAGAAGCTAGCCGCTGCAAATGTCTCATTTGAAATCAAGGGAACCGACACTCTTCATATTAAACCCACGACTATGTTTCGGGCAGTAAATATAGATACTCGTCCCTATCCCGGTTTTCCTACCGATTTACAAGCGCCTTTTTCAGTCTTGTTGACTCAGGCAACAGGCACGAGTACGATTTTCGAGACATTGTTTGAGGGGCGATTGGGCTATATTCGTGAACTGTGCAAAATGGGGGCCTCAATGACCATTCGCGATCCGCATACGGCAGTGATCCAGGGCCCGAGTCCGTTGTATGGCAAGGAAATCACCAGTCTTGATTTACGAGCAGGTGCGACGCTGGTCATTGCTGCTATTATTGCTCAAGGGAAAAGTGTTATTGAACGAGCTGAATTAATTGATCGAGGGTATGAACGATTAGCTGATCGTCTTTGTGCATTAGGAGCGCATATTAAGAAAATTGATTAA
- the rfbB gene encoding dTDP-glucose 4,6-dehydratase — protein MKLLVTGGAGFIGSNFIRYWLAKYPGDSIINLDKLSYAGNPYTDEKTGIQKPANLVDLEGDSRLEFHKFDITCPILYSKAKFEDEYGRFDREAFQMLKQWIASADMVVHFAAESHVDRSVLNAGPERPDAYDFILSNTWGTHIMLEAAVKAWRKQDGSYNQGKRFHLISTDEVFGALTLDDPNKFNEQTRYNPRSPYSASKAAADHLASSYGVSFGLPVTISNTSNNYGPYMFPEKLLPLAITELLEGKKVPIYGDGKYVRDWLYVDDHCRAIDMILHNGTVGETYCIGGMEDDVNNLELIRRVLKIMKLGEDRIYYVKDRPGHDRRYAVDWTKAKRELGYQPEYSLDVYLEKMIEWYQQHEAWWRPIKSGAFKEYFRRQYEER, from the coding sequence ATGAAATTATTAGTAACCGGTGGCGCCGGATTCATTGGATCAAATTTTATTCGATATTGGTTAGCGAAATATCCTGGTGATTCGATCATTAACCTGGATAAATTGTCATACGCTGGCAACCCATACACTGATGAAAAGACTGGAATACAAAAGCCGGCAAATCTTGTAGATTTGGAGGGAGATTCTCGATTGGAATTTCATAAATTTGATATTACTTGTCCTATTCTTTATTCAAAAGCAAAGTTTGAGGATGAATACGGTCGATTTGATCGTGAAGCATTTCAAATGCTCAAGCAGTGGATTGCGTCAGCGGATATGGTTGTTCATTTTGCTGCCGAATCCCACGTCGACCGATCGGTTTTAAATGCCGGTCCAGAGCGACCTGATGCGTATGACTTCATTTTATCAAATACCTGGGGAACGCATATCATGTTAGAAGCCGCAGTTAAGGCTTGGCGAAAGCAGGACGGTAGTTACAACCAAGGGAAAAGGTTTCATTTGATTTCAACCGATGAAGTATTTGGGGCATTGACGCTTGATGACCCGAATAAGTTTAATGAACAGACACGCTATAATCCGCGAAGTCCCTATTCTGCGTCAAAAGCCGCGGCGGATCATCTGGCTAGCTCCTATGGCGTCAGTTTTGGCTTGCCGGTGACTATTTCCAATACTTCTAATAATTACGGACCGTATATGTTTCCTGAGAAATTGCTGCCGCTGGCAATAACAGAATTGCTTGAAGGAAAGAAGGTTCCTATCTACGGTGATGGTAAGTATGTGCGCGATTGGTTGTATGTCGATGACCATTGTCGGGCAATCGATATGATATTGCATAATGGCACGGTGGGTGAAACGTATTGTATTGGTGGCATGGAGGATGACGTTAATAATCTAGAACTTATTCGTCGCGTTTTGAAGATCATGAAGCTCGGGGAAGATCGGATTTATTATGTTAAGGATCGTCCGGGGCATGATCGTCGCTATGCCGTTGATTGGACAAAAGCAAAGCGAGAACTAGGATACCAGCCAGAGTATTCGCTCGATGTGTATTTAGAAAAAATGATTGAATGGTATCAGCAGCATGAAGCCTGGTGGCGTCCTATTAAATCAGGGGCATTTAAGGAATATTTTCGGCGCCAGTATGAAGAGCGCTAA
- a CDS encoding NUDIX hydrolase, whose translation MTGSSIIVALNKAGELYLVKQWRYPLSSYTLELPWGGRKPRETYLQAAKRELREEAGLVAQSWKSLGRVADCPGIVNELVSIFLARELKKVGTVTISEESDQSVATIPFSKAFRWVQTGKINDAVSIAALTRAKIFLHL comes from the coding sequence ATGACCGGATCGAGCATTATCGTTGCCCTGAATAAGGCGGGAGAATTGTATCTTGTCAAGCAGTGGCGCTATCCGTTATCATCGTATACACTTGAATTGCCCTGGGGTGGCCGGAAGCCACGCGAAACCTACTTGCAGGCTGCCAAGCGTGAATTGCGCGAAGAAGCTGGTTTAGTGGCACAATCATGGAAATCATTAGGACGCGTGGCTGACTGTCCAGGGATCGTGAATGAACTTGTCAGTATTTTCTTAGCACGAGAATTAAAAAAGGTTGGCACAGTAACCATATCCGAGGAGAGTGATCAGTCAGTAGCAACCATTCCATTTTCAAAAGCATTCAGGTGGGTTCAAACAGGAAAAATTAATGATGCTGTAAGCATTGCTGCATTAACCCGCGCTAAAATTTTTCTCCATTTATGA
- the rfbD gene encoding dTDP-4-dehydrorhamnose reductase — protein sequence MKRTILIIGAQGMLGQELAQAFNNEQPQCWDREQLDITDQAMVTQKIRELRPNIVLNAAAYNDVDGAEKSASIANFVNGEAPGYLAQAVDAVGGILVHYSTEYVFRGNQEKGYTEADQPDPQSAYGRSKYRGEQRVRERTQRYYIIRLSRLFGKPGIGESGKKSFVHKILERAQTNSVVQAIDEEVSCPTYAPDLAVQSKYIVDSQLPFGTYHVTNIGSCTWFGFAQEIFKLAGVSAKLAAVPGSVFPRPAVRPAYGILINTKLPAMRSWQTALAEFISHGI from the coding sequence ATGAAACGAACTATTTTGATTATTGGAGCACAAGGCATGCTCGGGCAAGAACTTGCTCAAGCTTTTAATAATGAGCAACCTCAGTGTTGGGATCGTGAACAGTTGGATATTACGGATCAAGCTATGGTTACTCAGAAGATCCGGGAATTAAGGCCAAACATTGTTTTGAATGCCGCTGCTTATAACGACGTTGATGGAGCTGAAAAAAGCGCCTCTATAGCTAATTTTGTTAATGGGGAGGCTCCAGGATACCTCGCCCAGGCAGTAGACGCTGTGGGGGGCATTCTGGTGCATTACAGCACGGAATACGTTTTTAGGGGCAATCAGGAAAAGGGCTATACCGAGGCTGATCAGCCCGACCCTCAGTCAGCATATGGACGATCAAAATACCGAGGGGAGCAGCGAGTACGAGAGCGGACACAACGCTATTACATTATTCGATTATCCCGATTGTTTGGTAAGCCGGGGATTGGGGAATCTGGCAAGAAGAGTTTTGTGCACAAAATACTTGAGCGAGCCCAAACGAACTCGGTCGTTCAAGCAATTGACGAAGAAGTATCTTGTCCGACGTATGCCCCAGACCTCGCCGTTCAGAGTAAGTATATTGTAGATTCTCAGTTGCCATTTGGCACCTACCATGTTACAAATATCGGGTCCTGTACCTGGTTTGGTTTTGCACAGGAAATATTTAAATTAGCTGGTGTTAGTGCTAAACTGGCAGCAGTGCCCGGGAGCGTATTTCCCCGTCCAGCGGTACGACCCGCCTATGGTATTTTAATCAACACCAAGTTACCGGCCATGAGATCGTGGCAAACAGCATTAGCAGAATTCATTTCACATGGAATTTAA
- a CDS encoding glycosyltransferase family 39 protein has protein sequence MTTFAKARIPFASLSIAVLLLFFLCIYGSYYQGDSVFTSPDETANYFFATKVAESGMPLAHDSINVGSPGIVHPRSIKINADGDLVPNSFIGLPLYYGMAASALGNWALLWLTPMAAIIGALSFYFICKRLFGFVTAITSLLLLLILPPFWLYASRGMFHNVLFVSLLLICLSALMRAFDKSERGRNTFFIIAGLALGMAFSVRISEVIWVLILLGSIAMVHRRQLTISRIVSFIIPAVLVFTPVLFVNNELYGSAFTFSYSMPSLSDTLDTVSRTQDPGASWLQYFFPFGINLSQSLQMAYTYLIAYMPWYSLFVIAGMSLIFFNSIRSWVRRTLYSLETINTVTIPEIVYTCLFVIISVWMILYYGAFTFKEYIDPTKVLLGSSYLRYWLPILIMGIPIAVRGMLWVVSLWATRYQAAVTIFLVFVIVGLSVSLTVADPLQGLMQLQRHIETYEQVRSEVLANTPSEAVIIAGGADRFFFPDRRVIATLPASSSVAAEALAQVASQTSLYVYENSLNVDMVRVRELLSRSHLTTEQRAILPDQMNLTRVVPIGN, from the coding sequence ATGACTACATTTGCCAAAGCCCGCATTCCTTTTGCTTCGTTATCGATTGCTGTTTTATTGTTATTTTTTTTATGCATCTACGGCAGCTACTACCAGGGGGATAGCGTATTTACCTCTCCTGATGAAACAGCGAATTACTTTTTTGCGACAAAGGTGGCTGAGAGCGGTATGCCGCTTGCTCATGATTCGATTAATGTCGGTAGCCCGGGGATCGTCCATCCTCGCAGTATAAAAATAAATGCCGACGGAGATTTAGTGCCAAATAGTTTTATTGGATTGCCACTGTATTATGGAATGGCAGCGTCAGCACTTGGTAATTGGGCATTGCTTTGGTTGACCCCGATGGCTGCAATTATTGGTGCGTTGTCTTTTTACTTTATTTGTAAACGATTATTTGGCTTTGTAACTGCTATTACTTCACTGTTGCTTTTATTGATCCTTCCACCGTTTTGGCTCTACGCAAGTCGAGGGATGTTTCATAATGTTCTTTTTGTTTCTCTTTTGTTAATCTGTCTTTCTGCCTTGATGCGGGCATTTGATAAATCAGAACGTGGAAGAAACACTTTTTTCATTATCGCCGGACTTGCTTTGGGTATGGCATTTTCAGTACGCATTTCAGAGGTTATTTGGGTTCTGATACTTTTAGGATCGATAGCAATGGTGCATCGCCGTCAATTGACTATTTCTCGAATTGTATCATTTATCATTCCAGCCGTTTTGGTATTTACACCAGTTTTGTTTGTTAACAATGAATTGTACGGCTCAGCATTTACTTTTTCCTACTCCATGCCATCACTGAGTGATACTCTCGATACCGTTTCTCGTACGCAGGATCCCGGTGCGAGTTGGTTGCAATATTTCTTTCCTTTTGGCATTAATTTATCTCAATCCCTACAAATGGCCTACACGTATCTTATTGCGTATATGCCGTGGTACAGCCTTTTTGTCATAGCGGGTATGAGTTTAATATTTTTTAACTCGATTCGTAGCTGGGTTCGGCGTACGCTATATTCTCTTGAAACCATAAATACGGTTACGATCCCGGAGATAGTTTATACGTGTTTGTTCGTCATTATTTCTGTTTGGATGATATTGTATTATGGAGCTTTCACGTTTAAAGAATATATTGACCCAACCAAAGTATTGCTCGGGTCTTCATATCTCCGTTATTGGTTGCCAATTCTTATCATGGGTATTCCGATCGCTGTTCGCGGTATGCTATGGGTCGTTAGCTTATGGGCCACGCGATACCAGGCGGCGGTAACTATTTTTTTAGTTTTTGTGATTGTCGGATTGTCAGTAAGCTTAACGGTAGCCGATCCGCTTCAAGGACTTATGCAGTTACAACGGCATATAGAAACGTATGAGCAGGTACGTTCTGAAGTTTTGGCAAATACACCGTCTGAGGCCGTTATTATCGCCGGTGGGGCCGATCGGTTCTTTTTTCCTGATCGACGCGTGATTGCAACATTGCCCGCCTCAAGCTCAGTTGCGGCTGAAGCGCTTGCCCAGGTAGCCAGTCAAACCTCATTGTACGTGTACGAAAATAGCTTAAATGTAGACATGGTCAGAGTACGTGAACTATTATCTCGAAGTCATCTCACGACTGAACAACGCGCTATACTGCCCGATCAGATGAATCTGACACGGGTAGTGCCGATTGGAAATTGA